The genomic interval GGTCCATCAACAGCAGGTTATGGTCTACGGCTAAGTTCACTTCTTCAAAGGTAGGCGCACACTCAAACTGACTGGGAGCTACCTCATTATGCCTGGTACGGATCGGAATACCTAGTTTTAAAGCTTCAATTTCAAAATCCTGCATATAGGCATGTACCCTTGAAGGAATAGAACCAAAGTAATGATCTTCCAGTTGCTGTCCTTTGGCGGGTGAATGACCAAATACGGTACGGCCAGTCATTACCAGGTCAGGACGGGCATTATATAAGGCCCTGTCTACCAGAAAATACTCTTGTTCTGCTCCTAATGTAGCAATTACACGGGATACACTTTTATCAAAATAATCACAAACAGCAGTAGCGGCTTTGTCTACCAGAGAAAGTGCCTTAAGTAAAGGAGCTTTATAGTCAAGCGCTTCGCCGGTATAGGATACAAATACGGTAGGAATACATAGCGTACAACCGGCAGCATTTTCTATAATGAAAGCCGGAGAAGTAGGGTCCCAGGCAGTATACCCTCTGGCTTCAAATGTATTGCGGATACCACCACTTGGAAAGGAAGAAGCATCGGGTTCTTGCTGCACCAGGGCGCTTCCTTTAAATTTTTCAATGGCTTTCCCATTAGGCATTACATCAAAGAAAGCATCATGCTTTTCGGCGGTAGCACCAGTTAATGGCTGAAACCAGTGGGTATAATGGGTAGCCCCTTTAGAGATAGCCCAGCTTTTCATAGCAGCTGCCACGGCATCGGCTGCGTCTTCGTCAATTCTTTCACCAGCTTCGATGGCACGGGATACTTTTTTAAAAATGTCTGCGCTTAGGTTAGAGCGCATAGCATCCAATCCGAAAACATTGGTGCCATAATAGTCTGATACTTTGGTTGAGGGAGGCGACACTACCACCGCAGGTCTGTTCTGGGCATACTCTAATGCTTTAAACCGTAATACTGCCATATGTGAGTTTTTTGATTAAAGGGTTAAAATCGAGGCTAAATCTACAAATTTTATAGCAAATACAAGTGATCTACCTATTTTTTTTAAGGTTTTTTATAAAAATTTATGCATTTCTAGATAAAAGTCTATTTTTTGTTGGTTGCATGAAATATATTTCCGGAACATGGCAGGAAAAAAATTATTGGATTCTGCTTTGAAAAAGTATTAGGAATGGAGGCCGGAAGTAAGCAAAAATAGAGCAGCTGCATCTACTAACTGCAAAAGAATAAAGTATTTCGGCAATACCAAAGTTTGTAGCTAGAGGTAGATTATTTCTTGAGGGAGTAAATAGCTACTAAAAGTCCACAGACATAGCAATCAGCCGGCTAAAGTAAGGGCAATAAAAAAGCATTACAGAAATCATCCAGGCGTCTACTCCTTTCCGATGTTCTGTAATGCCTATATGAAAAGATGGTCAAACTTGAGCTGACTTTTTCTCATAGTGATGGAGATCTATACGGAAGGTAAAAACCAGAGTTACAACATTTGTTATTTTTAAAATTGTCTGATTTTATTCTTTTTTACCCATAAATACATCTATAGCTTCTACCGCCTTTACAAACCGGTGTTGATAGCTTCCCCAAATTTCAGCAAAAGGCAATTGTAATTGATATAACTCCTTTTTGAACAATGCATACATTTGCTCCCGGTCATCTGGTCTGTCACGGATACCATCGGGAATCCAGGGCAAATCTACCTGTGTTAACAGATACAAATCTGCCAGCCGCCTGGGAATCGTATCCAATAGCCATGGCGGACAAGCGCCGTTATACACTTCACTATACACTTTGGTTTCCAGAATATCTGTGTCACAAATCAATATATTATTGGCTTTGGGAAAAGCTTCTTCTTCCAGGCGGATTTGTCCCCGGGCGATAGGAATCACATCTGAGATATTGAGTGGCCTGCCCTGTTCCTCCTGGTAAGTTCTGGAATATTCGGGTATCCATACGGTATGATAATGTGCTGCCAGTTGCTGTGCTAAGGTGGTTTTACCGGTAGATTCCGGGCCAAATAAAACAATCTTTTTCACCCTAAGGTTAGTCATTCGTCAAAAATCAATCTTCATTGATGTAAATTGTAATGATAGTATATAGTTTGCCAATAAAGATTATTATGGGGGAGATTTAGAAATCTTATTTTCAGATGGGTTGATTGGAGGATTATATAATAGCATAAATCCAACAGCTATGTAAGCCCTTTTCTTGTTGGCTTGCTATCAGAAAATGACTTGAAACAGGCAAGGATATTCCTTATATTGGTAAATAACCTCAACCTTTAGTAAAAGATGTGGTTATATACATGTTGGTTGCAAGTAAAAAGATGTTAAAACAGATTTAATGTTGAATAACTATAAAAAAGGAGGGCCTGTAATTACAGGTTATTTCATCCTTCTATTAACACTAACTGCTTGTGATTTCTCAAAAGGAGGGCCTGGAAGAAGTACAAGTATTAAAGAGTCAAAAGATAGGAAGGTTTTTCTAAGTGAGTATGTTCCCCTAGCCAACCCCATAGTCATTAATGATACAATTCAAATTACTGTTGAAGAAGCATGGATAGAAGAAGATTGGGGATATGAAAAAAATCACTCTACGGTAAAACAAGGGGGTGAGCAGGTTAGAGTAGTAATTAATACAAATAAAAAAAGTATAAAAAACTACGGTATTGATCTTGGAGAATGGTTTATTGGAACAGATGAGTATGATACTTTTGGATCACAAAGTTGGTGGAGTTGGCCACAAGATGAGGCTGTGTTATCTAAAAAATTAGATTCCTTTCCTGAAAGTGATACTATTTCTTGGAAGGTGAAAACAGGAGACAGATTTGTTGGGGAAAAAGTAGAAGGAGCTCAAAAAGTAATAGGACAATTTAAGCTGGTGCGAAAAAACTTGAAAGTAAAATTGCTAATTTAAGGTTATTGCATCTATAACAATAAGATAAAAAAAGACCAGCATAGAACATCAGCTTCGACCGATAACAGCTTTACCTTAGCTCAAGGCTGCAACACAAAAAGCTTGGTATACGGGAAGCCATGCTCCATTCATTAAGCAGGAGAAAAAATTATTACATAGAGGTTCCAGTAAATTAAATATAAAATCAACAAGGTTTTCGCTATT from Rhodocytophaga rosea carries:
- a CDS encoding AAA family ATPase gives rise to the protein MTNLRVKKIVLFGPESTGKTTLAQQLAAHYHTVWIPEYSRTYQEEQGRPLNISDVIPIARGQIRLEEEAFPKANNILICDTDILETKVYSEVYNGACPPWLLDTIPRRLADLYLLTQVDLPWIPDGIRDRPDDREQMYALFKKELYQLQLPFAEIWGSYQHRFVKAVEAIDVFMGKKE